A portion of the Bacillus thuringiensis genome contains these proteins:
- a CDS encoding DUF1904 family protein — MPHIVFRGITTEQLKHISKPLVEELAEICECGTDNFTLELPSSTFVFNGEEIEAFPLIEVKWFERGQEIRDRFAKAITTYVMDFGLPEVEVVFTVFTESAYYINGKHCAS; from the coding sequence ATGCCGCATATTGTGTTTCGTGGAATTACTACTGAACAATTAAAACACATAAGCAAGCCATTAGTAGAAGAGCTCGCAGAGATTTGTGAGTGTGGTACGGATAATTTTACGTTGGAACTACCAAGTTCTACGTTTGTATTCAATGGAGAAGAAATAGAAGCGTTTCCTCTTATTGAAGTGAAATGGTTCGAGCGTGGACAGGAAATTCGTGATCGATTTGCCAAGGCCATTACTACATATGTAATGGATTTTGGACTTCCAGAAGTAGAGGTCGTATTTACGGTTTTCACAGAATCAGCGTATTATATTAACGGGAAGCATTGTGCAAGTTAG
- a CDS encoding LysE family translocator translates to MENYMLFILTALLIIMMPGPGFALVTKNTISHGRNGGIKTVLGTVSGMMIHTIMATLGLSAILMKFAMLFTLIKYAGAFYLIYLAVKSIKSAFSKKEDMSGSVEINSKDIRTVKSFRQGFTTAILNPKTAVFFLSFLPQFIVSNQSHFFQFLLLGFTFTTLTAIWYLLYISLIRQLRTFLRKEKVNRTIEGITGTVLLVFGVRLFFQK, encoded by the coding sequence ATGGAAAATTATATGCTATTTATCCTTACAGCACTCCTTATTATAATGATGCCTGGTCCCGGTTTTGCTTTAGTTACAAAAAACACTATCTCTCATGGTAGAAATGGTGGTATAAAGACCGTCTTAGGAACGGTATCTGGAATGATGATTCATACAATAATGGCTACACTAGGACTCTCTGCTATCTTAATGAAATTTGCTATGCTATTTACATTAATAAAATATGCTGGGGCATTTTATTTAATTTATTTAGCTGTAAAGTCAATTAAAAGTGCCTTTTCTAAAAAAGAAGATATGTCAGGTTCAGTGGAAATAAACTCTAAGGATATTAGAACGGTTAAAAGTTTTAGACAAGGATTTACCACGGCAATCTTAAACCCAAAAACGGCTGTATTTTTCCTTAGTTTTCTACCCCAATTTATTGTGAGTAATCAAAGTCATTTCTTCCAATTTCTTTTGTTGGGATTCACATTTACGACTTTGACAGCAATATGGTATTTACTTTATATCTCTCTAATACGTCAATTAAGAACTTTTTTAAGAAAAGAAAAGGTGAACCGTACAATAGAGGGTATTACTGGCACAGTATTATTAGTATTTGGAGTTAGGCTATTTTTCCAAAAATAA
- a CDS encoding ring-cleaving dioxygenase produces the protein MYKIKGHHHISMVTKNANENNHFYKNVLGLRRVKMTVNQDDPSMYHLFYGDKTGSPGTELSFFEIPLVGRTYRGTNAITRIGLLVPSEESLHYWKARFEKFDVKHSEITTYANRPALQFEDTEGLRLVLLVSNGEKVEHWETWEKSEVPAEHQIQGMGSVEMTVRRLDKMSSTLTEMFGYTEVSRSEEEAIFQSIKGEAFGEIVVKYLDGPSEKPGRGSIHHLAIRVKNDAELAYWEEQVKQRGFQSSGIIDRFYFKSLYFRESNGILFEIATDGPGFTVDGDVEHLGEKLDLPPFLEDQRAEIEANLAPIEEK, from the coding sequence ATGTATAAAATTAAAGGGCATCATCACATTTCAATGGTTACGAAAAATGCAAATGAAAATAATCACTTTTATAAAAACGTGCTTGGCTTACGTCGTGTGAAAATGACAGTAAACCAAGATGATCCGTCAATGTACCACTTATTTTATGGAGATAAAACAGGAAGTCCAGGTACGGAATTATCATTTTTTGAAATTCCATTAGTAGGAAGAACATATCGCGGTACGAATGCGATTACTCGAATTGGATTACTTGTTCCTTCAGAGGAAAGTTTGCATTACTGGAAAGCGCGATTTGAGAAATTTGATGTGAAACATAGTGAAATAACAACATATGCAAATCGTCCTGCTTTGCAATTTGAGGATACTGAAGGTCTTCGCTTAGTACTACTCGTTTCAAACGGAGAAAAAGTGGAGCACTGGGAAACTTGGGAGAAATCAGAAGTTCCTGCAGAGCATCAAATTCAAGGAATGGGTTCTGTGGAAATGACAGTTCGTAGACTTGATAAAATGTCGAGTACACTTACAGAGATGTTTGGTTATACAGAGGTTAGCCGCAGCGAAGAGGAAGCAATTTTCCAGTCCATTAAAGGAGAGGCTTTTGGAGAAATCGTTGTGAAATATTTAGATGGTCCTTCTGAAAAGCCGGGCCGAGGTAGCATTCACCATTTAGCAATTCGCGTGAAAAATGATGCAGAGCTTGCCTATTGGGAAGAACAGGTGAAACAAAGAGGCTTCCAGTCTTCAGGAATCATCGACCGTTTCTACTTTAAAAGCTTATATTTCCGTGAATCAAACGGAATCCTTTTTGAAATTGCGACAGATGGACCAGGATTTACAGTTGATGGAGATGTGGAACATTTAGGAGAAAAACTTGATTTACCACCGTTCTTAGAAGATCAGCGTGCAGAGATTGAAGCGAATTTAGCACCTATTGAAGAGAAGTAA
- a CDS encoding ring-cleaving dioxygenase — MNQLKGIHHVTAITSSAEKNYEFFTHVLGMRLVKKTVNQDDIQTYHLFFADDKGSAGTDMTFFDFPGVPKGVHGTNEISKTSFRVPTDAALEYWVKRFDRLEVEHTGIKEQFGKKTLSFVDFDDQQYQLISDELDKGIESGTPWQNGPVPLEYAITGLGPVFIRIANFSFFKEVLEKVLLFKEVAQEGEFYLFEVNEGGNGASVIVEHNTVLPEAQQGFGTVHHAAFRVEDRAVLEEWIERISSVGLPSSGYVNRHFFESLYARVAPQILFEFATDGPGFMGDEPYETLGEKLSLPPFLEPKREEIEKLVRPIDTVRSTKEFIKE; from the coding sequence ATGAACCAATTAAAAGGAATTCACCACGTTACAGCGATTACAAGTAGTGCAGAAAAGAACTATGAGTTTTTCACTCACGTTTTAGGAATGCGTTTAGTTAAGAAAACAGTAAACCAAGATGACATTCAAACGTATCATTTATTCTTTGCAGATGATAAAGGTAGTGCAGGAACAGATATGACATTCTTTGATTTCCCAGGTGTTCCGAAAGGAGTACACGGTACAAATGAAATTTCAAAAACTTCATTCCGTGTTCCGACTGATGCAGCATTAGAGTATTGGGTGAAACGCTTTGACCGTCTTGAAGTAGAACATACAGGAATTAAAGAGCAATTTGGTAAGAAAACTCTTTCTTTCGTTGACTTTGATGACCAACAATATCAATTAATCTCAGATGAACTTGATAAAGGAATCGAATCAGGTACACCGTGGCAAAACGGGCCAGTACCATTAGAATATGCAATCACTGGTTTAGGACCTGTATTTATCCGTATTGCAAACTTTAGCTTCTTCAAAGAAGTGTTAGAAAAAGTTCTATTATTTAAAGAGGTTGCGCAAGAAGGGGAATTCTATTTATTTGAAGTGAACGAAGGTGGAAACGGTGCCTCTGTCATCGTAGAACATAATACAGTTCTTCCTGAAGCACAACAAGGTTTTGGTACAGTGCACCATGCGGCATTCCGCGTAGAAGATCGCGCTGTATTAGAAGAATGGATTGAGAGAATCAGTAGCGTAGGACTTCCTTCATCTGGATATGTAAACCGTCACTTCTTCGAATCATTATATGCAAGAGTTGCACCACAAATTTTATTTGAATTCGCAACAGATGGCCCAGGATTTATGGGAGATGAGCCATACGAAACGCTTGGCGAAAAATTATCTTTACCTCCATTCCTAGAGCCAAAACGTGAAGAAATTGAAAAATTAGTTCGTCCAATTGATACAGTGAGAAGTACGAAGGAATTTATTAAAGAGTAA
- a CDS encoding tetratricopeptide repeat protein, producing MITSTTNEKLTQLLNEWYLEIRSRRISNAERLKQEIDFKLTKLKKETEEGLQDQNLLLYYYLLEFRYNYLIDNLGLSQESFNKIDSFNQPTDHFLTYYYHFFKAIHSSELGNFHLAKEHYEKAESFLKYVPDQLEKAEFYYKLATFHYDIQQALVSIKHATKAKDMYSNHDGYELNVAFCDNVLGLSCMNLKEWELAEEHFTAAMDQFQKIGEEKFIIMVRHNLGWMYSTQNLSALAIRYLTEVVEKSPQHYKSLYVKAKEHYKLKEHEIANKLIEKGLKICRDSKIEGYQHHYEILNALNQGVKAEELEVIILRGITYFEREELYDYTQEYKEKLAIKFYEENLWEEASKYFYLSKKAREKLFDKGALK from the coding sequence ATGATTACATCTACTACAAACGAAAAATTGACGCAGCTATTGAATGAATGGTATCTAGAAATTAGATCAAGACGTATAAGTAATGCAGAACGTCTAAAACAAGAAATTGATTTTAAACTTACTAAACTAAAAAAAGAGACTGAAGAAGGTTTGCAGGACCAAAATCTATTACTTTATTATTATTTGCTAGAATTTCGATATAACTATTTAATAGATAATCTAGGCTTATCTCAAGAGAGTTTTAACAAGATAGATTCTTTTAATCAACCAACAGATCATTTTTTAACTTATTATTATCACTTTTTTAAAGCAATACATTCTAGTGAGTTAGGAAATTTTCATCTCGCTAAGGAACATTACGAAAAAGCTGAAAGCTTTCTAAAGTATGTTCCTGATCAATTAGAAAAAGCTGAATTTTATTATAAGTTAGCTACATTTCATTATGATATACAACAAGCTTTGGTATCTATTAAACATGCAACGAAAGCAAAGGATATGTATTCAAATCATGATGGATATGAATTAAATGTAGCTTTTTGTGATAATGTTTTAGGCTTATCCTGTATGAACTTAAAGGAATGGGAATTAGCTGAAGAGCATTTCACAGCTGCTATGGATCAATTTCAAAAGATTGGTGAAGAAAAATTTATTATTATGGTTCGTCATAATTTAGGATGGATGTATTCTACGCAAAATTTATCTGCATTGGCAATTCGTTATCTTACTGAAGTAGTAGAAAAATCTCCCCAACATTATAAATCTCTTTATGTAAAAGCAAAAGAGCATTACAAGTTAAAAGAGCATGAGATTGCAAATAAGCTTATAGAAAAAGGATTGAAGATCTGTAGAGATTCGAAAATTGAAGGATATCAACACCATTATGAAATTTTAAATGCATTAAATCAAGGTGTAAAAGCAGAAGAATTAGAAGTCATTATTCTTAGAGGAATTACGTATTTTGAAAGAGAAGAGTTATATGATTATACTCAGGAGTATAAGGAAAAATTAGCAATAAAATTTTATGAAGAAAACCTTTGGGAAGAGGCAAGTAAGTATTTTTATCTTAGTAAAAAAGCAAGAGAAAAACTTTTTGATAAGGGGGCTTTAAAATGA
- a CDS encoding alpha/beta fold hydrolase, with protein sequence MKRFKFYMISGIVLVLLIVCNFVDKPIAKVGEVKDTVMMKLNTKESMAQIDGQTIYFKQIGEGKPPLLMLHGFGGSSDGFSDIYPELARDHTIIAVDILGFGRSSKPVDFQYSFPAQVNLYYKLMKKLGYDQFAVLGHSMGGEMSLNLAYLYPDAVTHLILADSTGIESFQQKESYEVPPLSTDLQTVTEITKYNKNEVKNSRDDKEHYDQLTKMRERRIAMEADKIKVPTLIIWGRHDKSVSWKNGELYHGLFANSTFHIIEKGYHAPFRQEPIEFMEYVQAFFAKHPQ encoded by the coding sequence TTGAAACGGTTTAAGTTTTATATGATTAGCGGTATTGTGCTCGTTTTGTTAATTGTTTGTAATTTCGTCGATAAGCCGATTGCGAAGGTTGGAGAAGTGAAAGATACTGTTATGATGAAGCTGAATACGAAAGAGAGTATGGCGCAAATTGATGGGCAGACGATTTATTTTAAACAAATTGGTGAGGGGAAACCTCCGTTACTTATGCTGCATGGGTTTGGTGGTTCTTCTGATGGGTTTAGTGATATTTATCCGGAACTAGCGCGAGACCATACGATTATTGCGGTTGATATTTTAGGGTTTGGGCGTTCTTCTAAGCCAGTTGATTTTCAGTATTCGTTTCCTGCGCAAGTGAATTTATATTATAAGTTAATGAAGAAGCTCGGATACGATCAGTTTGCAGTGCTCGGCCATTCAATGGGCGGAGAGATGTCTCTTAATTTAGCGTATTTATATCCGGATGCAGTGACGCATCTCATCTTGGCGGATTCCACAGGGATAGAGTCTTTCCAGCAAAAAGAAAGTTATGAAGTACCACCGCTATCGACGGACTTACAAACTGTAACTGAGATTACGAAGTATAATAAAAATGAAGTGAAAAATAGTCGGGATGATAAAGAGCATTATGATCAGCTTACGAAAATGAGAGAGCGCCGCATTGCGATGGAAGCAGATAAAATTAAGGTACCGACTTTAATTATATGGGGACGACATGATAAGAGTGTTTCTTGGAAAAATGGTGAACTGTATCATGGGCTATTTGCGAATAGTACGTTTCATATTATTGAAAAAGGATACCACGCACCGTTTCGTCAGGAACCAATTGAGTTTATGGAATATGTACAAGCATTTTTCGCGAAGCATCCACAATAA
- a CDS encoding sporulation YhaL family protein, protein METLPWWVYLVIVGIVLSGYMVLYTSKKEQDMDNEFIEKEGEVYMKRLEEEREKRNQDSDKDSVLL, encoded by the coding sequence TTGGAAACTTTACCATGGTGGGTGTATCTTGTAATTGTCGGGATTGTACTAAGTGGCTACATGGTTTTATATACTTCGAAAAAAGAGCAAGATATGGATAATGAGTTTATCGAAAAAGAAGGCGAAGTGTATATGAAGCGCTTAGAAGAAGAGCGCGAGAAACGTAATCAGGATAGTGATAAAGATTCGGTATTGCTTTAA
- a CDS encoding DUF2935 domain-containing protein has protein sequence MHRDETSLHPDTGVTSVMFVERSLNEIRFWSRIMKEHSFFLRLGFRCEDTQLIEEANQFYRLFEHIEQIAHSYTNETDPEQIKRFNAEVQQAATNIWGFKRKILGLILTCKLPGQNNFPLLVDHTSREADYFRKRLIQLNEGKLDALPDAIIKENVFFLRIMADHAKFIGHLLDPSERKLVDTARNFSNDFDELMYQAIDLESMKPQSQTAPLLDQFLDQNRVSVASLRDFKKTARDLIEQCKIKSIIHPLLADHVFREADRFLEIIDMYDVHLTNIQSQPRY, from the coding sequence ATGCATAGGGATGAAACTTCATTACATCCTGATACAGGTGTTACATCTGTAATGTTTGTTGAGCGTTCATTAAATGAAATTCGTTTTTGGTCTAGAATCATGAAAGAGCATTCTTTTTTTCTTCGATTGGGATTTAGATGCGAGGATACTCAACTAATTGAAGAGGCTAATCAATTTTATCGATTGTTTGAACATATTGAACAAATAGCGCATTCCTATACAAATGAAACAGATCCTGAGCAAATAAAAAGATTTAATGCAGAAGTACAACAAGCCGCAACTAATATTTGGGGATTTAAACGAAAAATTTTAGGATTAATTCTCACATGTAAATTGCCAGGACAAAATAACTTTCCACTTTTAGTTGACCATACAAGTAGGGAAGCTGATTATTTTAGAAAACGTTTAATACAATTAAATGAAGGTAAATTAGATGCTCTTCCTGATGCTATTATTAAAGAAAATGTTTTCTTTTTACGGATTATGGCAGACCATGCTAAATTTATTGGCCATCTTCTTGATCCATCGGAAAGAAAGCTTGTAGATACAGCACGGAATTTTAGCAATGATTTTGATGAATTGATGTATCAAGCAATTGACTTAGAATCTATGAAACCACAATCCCAAACAGCGCCTCTTTTAGATCAATTTTTAGATCAAAATCGCGTGTCGGTTGCATCTCTTCGGGATTTTAAGAAAACAGCACGTGATTTAATTGAGCAATGCAAAATAAAGAGCATCATTCATCCATTATTGGCAGACCATGTCTTCCGTGAAGCTGATAGATTTCTTGAAATCATTGATATGTATGATGTTCATCTTACAAATATTCAATCACAACCTAGATATTAG